In Nonomuraea helvata, one genomic interval encodes:
- a CDS encoding class I SAM-dependent methyltransferase, with translation MERGEERYGDRLYSHENPAEADRLGAMAQVFDPYSFERLRPLVRPGSRTCDVGAGLGTVAQWLMSSSGAETVVIDTDVRNLGGRGFKEIQADITDPAFDPGRFDLVHARFVLMHLREREAVLRRMATWVRPGGWLVLSDSWELGAPTSPCAAYRETAAKASELATRTTGSDFNAGRRYPRPMAELGFSEIGFAVDVPVIEGGGALARFWVSTANAARPALVRELGPETVDDALAYLADPETRDIGIAMVTMWGRRP, from the coding sequence ATGGAACGTGGGGAAGAGCGGTACGGAGACCGCCTCTACTCGCATGAGAATCCGGCCGAGGCCGACCGTCTCGGGGCCATGGCGCAGGTCTTCGACCCGTATTCGTTCGAGCGGCTGCGGCCTCTCGTCCGTCCGGGATCCCGGACCTGTGACGTCGGAGCCGGGCTCGGAACGGTCGCCCAGTGGCTGATGAGCAGTTCCGGCGCGGAGACGGTCGTGATCGACACCGATGTCCGCAACCTCGGCGGCCGCGGGTTCAAGGAGATCCAGGCCGACATCACCGACCCCGCCTTCGACCCCGGCCGGTTCGACCTGGTGCACGCGCGTTTCGTCCTGATGCACCTGCGCGAGCGGGAGGCGGTGCTGAGACGGATGGCGACCTGGGTGCGGCCCGGCGGCTGGCTGGTCCTGTCCGACTCCTGGGAGCTGGGCGCGCCGACCTCGCCGTGCGCGGCGTACCGGGAGACGGCGGCCAAGGCGAGCGAGCTGGCCACGCGGACGACCGGCAGCGACTTCAACGCGGGCCGGCGGTATCCGCGGCCCATGGCCGAGCTGGGATTCTCGGAGATCGGGTTCGCGGTCGACGTTCCGGTGATCGAGGGGGGCGGGGCGCTGGCCCGGTTCTGGGTGAGCACGGCGAACGCGGCCCGCCCCGCGCTGGTGCGCGAACTCGGGCCCGAGACCGTCGACGACGCCCTGGCGTACCTCGCCGATCCGGAGACCCGCGACATCGGGATCGCGATGGTCACCATGTGGGGGCGCCGCCCCTGA
- a CDS encoding MaoC family dehydratase — translation MTITVRGLEEIKTLAGQDLGASSWLQITQERIDAFAAATGDHQWIHVDPGRAAAGPFGGTIAHGYLTLSLVIPLYHELVDIQGVTLSINYGLNKVRFPSPVRAGGKIRLAAKVVSVEDVPDNGVQMLCDFTVEIDGSAKPACAAQAVYRHYASTTQP, via the coding sequence ATGACCATCACCGTGCGCGGCCTGGAGGAGATCAAGACGCTCGCCGGGCAGGACCTCGGCGCCAGCTCCTGGCTGCAGATCACCCAGGAACGGATCGACGCCTTCGCCGCCGCCACCGGCGACCACCAGTGGATCCACGTCGACCCCGGACGCGCCGCGGCCGGCCCGTTCGGCGGCACCATCGCGCACGGTTACCTGACTCTCTCGCTCGTCATCCCCCTCTACCACGAGCTGGTCGACATCCAGGGCGTGACGTTGAGCATCAACTACGGCCTCAACAAGGTCCGCTTCCCCAGCCCGGTCAGGGCCGGCGGCAAGATCCGGCTGGCCGCCAAGGTGGTCTCGGTCGAGGACGTGCCCGACAACGGCGTCCAGATGCTGTGCGACTTCACGGTCGAGATCGACGGCTCGGCCAAGCCCGCCTGCGCCGCCCAGGCCGTCTACCGGCACTACGCGTCAACGACTCAGCCCTAA
- a CDS encoding transposase, whose amino-acid sequence MKFVAQVRLFPTPAQEAALADTLRLCNEAANFVSRIAWETKTFRNYDLRLHTYGELKNMSLSAQPAQHVIKKVADAYTTVKAQVKARLRKPLTKPIGFRPDAAQPFDDRCLSWQVEARTVSIWTTGGRMKGVAFGCSDEQAAALAAYRKGESDLVHRDGMWLLIATCDIPDTDVTEPDGFLGVDLGIANIATTDDGKRRSGKHLNAVRHRNRELRRRLQAKQTKSAKRLLKARRRKEARFARDVNHVISKDIVTEAARTGRGIALEDLQGIRDRVRLRKPQRVTLHSWAFHELGQFVAYKARRAGVAVVYVDPAYTSQGCSACGHVDKHNRPNQETFACTSCGFAEHADVNAARNIASRGVAGWAAVNQPNAA is encoded by the coding sequence GTGAAATTCGTTGCGCAGGTGCGACTGTTCCCCACGCCTGCCCAGGAGGCGGCGCTGGCGGACACCCTGCGCCTGTGCAACGAAGCCGCCAACTTCGTCTCCCGCATCGCGTGGGAGACGAAGACGTTCCGGAACTACGACCTGCGGCTGCACACCTACGGCGAGCTGAAGAACATGAGCCTGTCGGCCCAGCCGGCCCAGCACGTCATCAAGAAGGTCGCCGACGCCTACACGACAGTGAAGGCACAGGTGAAGGCGAGGCTCCGCAAGCCTCTCACCAAGCCGATTGGGTTCCGCCCGGACGCGGCCCAGCCGTTTGACGACCGATGCCTGTCCTGGCAGGTCGAGGCCCGCACCGTGAGCATCTGGACTACCGGCGGCCGGATGAAGGGCGTCGCGTTCGGCTGCTCCGACGAGCAGGCCGCCGCGCTGGCCGCCTACCGCAAGGGCGAATCAGACCTCGTTCACCGCGACGGCATGTGGCTGCTGATCGCCACCTGCGACATCCCCGACACCGACGTCACCGAACCCGACGGCTTCCTCGGCGTGGACCTCGGCATCGCCAACATCGCCACCACCGACGACGGCAAGCGTCGCTCGGGCAAGCACCTGAACGCGGTCCGGCACCGCAACCGGGAGCTCCGCCGCCGCCTCCAGGCCAAGCAGACCAAGTCCGCCAAACGCCTGCTCAAGGCCCGCAGGCGCAAGGAGGCTCGGTTCGCCCGGGACGTCAATCACGTCATCTCGAAAGACATCGTGACCGAGGCTGCACGCACCGGACGCGGGATCGCCCTGGAAGACCTTCAGGGCATCCGCGACCGGGTACGGCTCCGCAAGCCCCAGCGGGTCACGCTGCACTCGTGGGCGTTCCACGAGCTCGGCCAGTTCGTCGCCTACAAGGCCCGCCGTGCCGGTGTCGCCGTGGTGTACGTCGATCCGGCTTACACATCGCAGGGGTGTTCGGCGTGCGGGCACGTGGACAAACACAACCGGCCGAACCAGGAAACCTTCGCCTGCACGTCGTGCGGCTTCGCTGAGCACGCCGACGTCAACGCAGCCCGCAACATCGCCTCACGCGGTGTCGCGGGCTGGGCTGCTGTCAACCAGCCGAACGCGGCCTGA
- a CDS encoding MFS transporter, translated as MIRTFFPEDRVGRSLTLSTMAFALSSGAFYTVSTLYFTLVIGLGATKVGLGLGIAGGAGVLASYASGWLADRIGAHRVQTVATALNGLAMLAYPLASDAVVFTLVACLTAVMRSASGTSKQAMLARWYTGPERVVVRARMRVVTNVFIGLGTLAAAAALLTGTAVAYQAAMTASGALLLAAAVPLARLGSRVPELPARMAASAEGQAADTPPGGPSPLKDRTYLASVACNAVVAVQFGLLTVGVPLWVASIGAPTAVVSVLLVLNTVVVAVLQVRVSRGVHDVRRAGIAVRRASWLLALACGLYALAGYGNLIIACVLLLLAGLAHAFGEILGEAGGWGMAFELADQRNAGAYQGLSQTGYAIAAMVSPVLVTATAIEHGTVGWLALAAVFVAGGTGAAAVARRHRPRATSAPDAPAPAGASAKAR; from the coding sequence GTGATCCGAACCTTCTTCCCCGAGGACCGTGTCGGCCGCTCGCTGACTCTGAGCACGATGGCGTTCGCGCTGTCCAGCGGCGCCTTCTACACCGTCAGCACGCTGTACTTCACGCTTGTCATCGGACTCGGCGCGACGAAGGTGGGCCTGGGGCTGGGCATCGCGGGCGGCGCCGGTGTGCTGGCCTCGTACGCGTCGGGGTGGCTCGCCGACCGGATCGGCGCGCATCGCGTCCAGACCGTGGCCACGGCCCTCAACGGCTTGGCGATGCTCGCCTACCCGCTCGCGTCGGACGCCGTCGTGTTCACCCTGGTCGCCTGCCTGACCGCGGTGATGCGCTCGGCGAGCGGCACGTCGAAGCAGGCGATGCTGGCACGGTGGTACACCGGCCCGGAACGGGTGGTGGTCCGGGCGCGGATGCGCGTGGTCACGAACGTCTTCATCGGCCTGGGTACCCTGGCCGCCGCCGCGGCGCTCCTGACGGGCACCGCCGTGGCGTACCAGGCCGCGATGACCGCCTCCGGAGCCCTGCTGCTGGCGGCCGCGGTGCCGCTGGCACGGCTTGGATCCCGGGTGCCGGAGCTTCCGGCCCGGATGGCCGCCTCGGCGGAAGGTCAGGCGGCCGACACCCCTCCCGGGGGACCGTCACCGCTCAAGGACCGCACGTATCTGGCGAGCGTGGCGTGCAACGCCGTCGTGGCCGTGCAGTTCGGCCTGCTGACCGTCGGCGTCCCTCTCTGGGTCGCCTCCATCGGCGCCCCCACCGCCGTCGTGTCCGTGCTGCTCGTCCTCAACACCGTGGTCGTGGCCGTACTCCAGGTGCGTGTCTCGCGTGGCGTCCACGACGTGCGTCGCGCCGGGATCGCCGTCCGGCGCGCGTCGTGGCTGCTGGCGCTCGCATGCGGGCTGTACGCGCTGGCGGGCTACGGAAACCTGATCATCGCCTGTGTCCTGCTTCTCCTGGCGGGCCTCGCCCACGCCTTCGGCGAGATCCTGGGCGAGGCGGGTGGCTGGGGCATGGCCTTCGAACTGGCCGACCAGCGCAACGCCGGTGCCTACCAGGGCCTCAGCCAGACCGGCTACGCGATCGCCGCCATGGTCTCACCGGTGCTCGTCACCGCCACCGCCATCGAACACGGAACCGTGGGCTGGCTCGCGCTGGCCGCGGTGTTCGTCGCCGGCGGCACCGGCGCCGCGGCAGTCGCCCGGAGGCACCGCCCCAGAGCAACGTCCGCCCCAGACGCACCCGCACCGGCCGGTGCGAGCGCGAAGGCGCGCTGA
- a CDS encoding cytochrome P450 — translation MTATEMLFNPFAPGFTDDPYPTYRRMREVDPVHEHPFGFWVLSAYDDIAALLRAGLSVDDREVAGGQIREQMDQLDLGVLNLSMVHRDPPDHTRLRSLVSKVFTTRSVAAMEGEITGLVDAALDRIEAAGHADLVEALAFPLPFAVISKMLGMPPADHARIRELTGVLALSLQVVTDPEVLKQIAEAGREMTAVTRELIAWKRANPADDLFSALIAAEHEGGKLSDDELIAQVVMLYIAGHETTVNLISNGTVALLRNPGQLALLRARPELAANAVEEFLRYDSPVQQSKRITLAPYTVRGRTIPAGTFVFACLASANRDERFWGPDADRLRLERPNARSHVSFGAGPHHCLGAALARLEGRVAIERLVRRFPRLALDGEVEWNGRINLRGPARLPINTGDK, via the coding sequence ATGACCGCCACGGAAATGCTGTTCAATCCGTTCGCTCCAGGTTTCACAGACGACCCCTATCCGACCTATCGCCGGATGCGCGAGGTCGATCCGGTGCATGAGCATCCGTTCGGGTTCTGGGTCCTGAGCGCGTACGACGACATCGCGGCGCTGCTGCGAGCCGGGCTCTCGGTCGACGACCGGGAGGTCGCCGGCGGCCAGATCCGCGAGCAGATGGACCAGCTGGACCTCGGCGTGCTCAACCTGTCCATGGTCCATCGCGACCCGCCCGACCACACCCGGCTGCGCTCCCTGGTCAGCAAGGTGTTCACCACGCGCTCGGTCGCGGCCATGGAAGGCGAGATCACCGGACTCGTCGACGCCGCGCTCGACCGGATCGAGGCGGCCGGGCACGCCGACCTCGTCGAGGCGCTGGCGTTCCCGCTGCCGTTCGCGGTGATCTCGAAGATGCTCGGAATGCCGCCGGCCGACCACGCCCGCATCCGGGAGCTGACCGGGGTTCTGGCGCTGTCCCTGCAGGTGGTCACGGATCCGGAGGTGCTCAAGCAGATCGCCGAAGCCGGCCGGGAGATGACGGCGGTGACGAGGGAGCTGATCGCCTGGAAACGGGCGAACCCGGCCGACGACCTGTTCAGCGCGCTCATCGCCGCCGAGCACGAGGGCGGCAAGCTCAGCGACGACGAACTGATCGCGCAGGTCGTCATGCTCTACATCGCCGGGCACGAGACGACCGTGAACCTCATCTCCAACGGCACCGTCGCCCTGCTCCGCAACCCCGGCCAGCTCGCCCTGCTCCGCGCCCGACCGGAGCTGGCGGCCAACGCCGTGGAGGAGTTCCTCCGTTACGACAGCCCGGTCCAGCAGTCCAAGCGGATCACCCTCGCCCCTTACACCGTGCGCGGCCGTACGATCCCCGCCGGCACCTTCGTCTTCGCCTGCCTGGCGTCGGCCAACCGCGACGAACGCTTCTGGGGCCCGGACGCCGACCGGCTCCGGCTGGAGCGCCCGAACGCCCGCAGCCACGTGTCCTTCGGCGCGGGCCCGCACCACTGTCTCGGCGCGGCACTGGCCCGGCTGGAGGGCCGCGTGGCCATCGAGCGCTTGGTACGCCGTTTCCCCCGCCTGGCGCTTGACGGCGAGGTGGAGTGGAACGGCAGGATCAATCTGCGCGGCCCGGCGAGACTTCCGATAAACACCGGCGACAAATAA
- a CDS encoding SAM-dependent methyltransferase: protein MHEAQPSQTAIMAAAARAAHLVVDHEPFIFRDTVAATLLGERVEEPLGYHRTHGDHVVLSGTRAQVTARSHYAERRLTEPGRDGLEQYVVLGAGLDTFAYRPEAAGLRVFEVDHPATQRWKRDLADAAGLGQPEGLTFVPLDFESGDLMDGLRAAGFDPGKRALVGWLGVAMYLTPEAIAATFAVIGRFAPGSELIMEYALPPALRDERGSAYAGFALPAAAERGEPWLSFFVPDELSALLKQHGLEVVEHVRQAACVDPGLWERSDALRPADLCRLVRAAVPRS, encoded by the coding sequence ATGCATGAAGCGCAGCCCAGCCAGACCGCGATCATGGCCGCCGCCGCCCGCGCGGCGCACCTCGTCGTCGACCACGAGCCTTTCATCTTCCGCGACACGGTGGCCGCGACCCTGCTCGGCGAACGGGTCGAGGAGCCGCTCGGCTACCATCGCACGCACGGCGACCACGTCGTGCTGTCCGGCACGCGCGCCCAGGTCACGGCCCGCAGCCACTACGCCGAGCGCCGCCTGACCGAGCCGGGCCGCGACGGCCTGGAGCAGTACGTGGTGCTGGGCGCCGGGCTCGACACCTTCGCCTACCGGCCGGAGGCGGCCGGCCTGCGGGTCTTCGAGGTGGATCACCCCGCCACGCAGCGGTGGAAGCGCGACCTGGCGGACGCGGCCGGCCTCGGGCAGCCGGAGGGCCTGACCTTCGTGCCGCTGGACTTCGAGTCCGGCGACCTGATGGACGGGCTGCGCGCGGCGGGGTTCGATCCCGGCAAGCGTGCCCTGGTGGGCTGGCTCGGCGTGGCCATGTACCTCACGCCGGAGGCGATCGCCGCCACGTTCGCGGTCATCGGGCGCTTCGCGCCGGGCAGCGAGCTGATCATGGAGTACGCGCTGCCGCCCGCCCTGCGCGACGAGAGGGGCAGCGCGTACGCCGGGTTCGCCCTGCCCGCCGCGGCCGAGCGCGGTGAGCCCTGGCTGTCCTTCTTCGTCCCCGACGAGCTGTCGGCCCTGCTCAAGCAGCACGGGCTGGAGGTGGTCGAGCACGTACGGCAGGCCGCCTGCGTCGATCCCGGCCTGTGGGAGCGCTCCGACGCCCTGCGACCGGCCGACCTGTGCCGCCTGGTCCGCGCCGCCGTGCCGAGGTCATGA
- a CDS encoding M14 family metallopeptidase, translating to MRGLRASAAVLMIALTTFAAANPPATSVAAPSDPEGPEPASLVTLSVPDRTAMERLAASGADLTERLRPQPDGSVQVDAVVTPSQLAAYQALGASLAPEASPPPAAAKSTAAKDQLVVERAVWFRSREGYFLSVEASSSAGQAATLSVTWTGQGGATGRAPMTPYVDAGAYLGHQFSTPVPATSRPQWVTVTSAAGGTAEARVRAWPDGERPDRAGPGYQKDFVTQYMPPAQLNERIRALHRRFPKLTELLTLPYPTNGYRRHAQALIGTPPAAAVVVTSDAYGSEGGNDLAVELADPGAPGRPLQVTVNGKLITVSLATDGSGAPVSTAAQVAAAINAGAINASAGNASAGNASAGNASAGTSAAGIGVKATTYRGDPGAGVMAPAPLTQLSDFLHAPADVSRAPARVLALRIGAHRDGTRTGVLAYAQEHAREWVAPLVVVEAAERLLRNQAYDKATRRLLERADIFVVPTVNPDGANYSFYDFNAQRKNMTNHCPPQQSDPAQRNTWGVDVNRNYATGSLSDGYFGASANCQSGTYAGPAEHSEPESRNVMWLAQRYRNIRFAMNVHSYGGYFMWPPGAYKLDGRVTLPRPTAQQEAYFLRSARTIEEAIAAERGTVTWPQQTGPVTDVLYSAAGNSADELWYEHGVYGWDFEVGADLWNPATQAWEGVGFQPPFAEGHAEAMEFASGLISLVGVAADYREP from the coding sequence ATGCGTGGCTTGCGGGCGTCCGCTGCCGTTCTGATGATCGCTCTCACGACGTTCGCGGCCGCGAATCCCCCGGCCACGTCCGTCGCCGCACCCTCCGATCCGGAGGGTCCGGAGCCGGCCTCGCTGGTCACCCTCTCCGTGCCGGACCGGACGGCGATGGAGCGGCTGGCGGCCTCGGGCGCCGACCTCACCGAGCGGTTGCGGCCGCAGCCGGACGGCAGCGTCCAGGTGGACGCGGTGGTCACGCCCAGCCAGCTCGCGGCCTACCAGGCGCTCGGCGCGAGCCTGGCCCCGGAGGCATCGCCGCCCCCGGCCGCGGCGAAGTCCACCGCCGCGAAGGACCAGCTGGTCGTCGAGCGGGCGGTCTGGTTCAGGTCACGCGAGGGGTACTTCCTGTCCGTCGAGGCGTCCAGCAGCGCCGGCCAGGCCGCCACGCTCAGCGTGACATGGACGGGCCAGGGCGGCGCGACCGGCCGGGCGCCGATGACGCCGTACGTGGACGCGGGGGCGTACCTGGGCCACCAGTTCAGCACCCCGGTGCCGGCCACGAGCCGGCCGCAGTGGGTCACCGTCACCTCGGCGGCCGGCGGCACGGCCGAGGCGAGGGTCAGAGCGTGGCCCGACGGCGAGCGCCCGGACCGGGCCGGCCCCGGCTACCAGAAGGACTTCGTCACCCAGTACATGCCGCCCGCGCAGCTCAACGAGCGGATCAGGGCGCTGCACCGGCGCTTCCCCAAGCTCACGGAGCTGCTCACCCTGCCGTACCCGACCAACGGCTACCGGCGGCACGCCCAGGCGCTGATCGGCACGCCGCCCGCCGCGGCCGTCGTCGTCACCTCCGACGCCTACGGCTCCGAAGGCGGCAACGACCTGGCCGTCGAGCTGGCCGATCCGGGCGCGCCCGGCAGGCCGCTGCAGGTCACCGTGAACGGCAAGCTCATCACCGTCAGCCTGGCCACCGACGGCTCGGGCGCGCCCGTCAGCACCGCCGCCCAGGTGGCCGCCGCGATCAACGCCGGAGCGATCAACGCCAGCGCGGGCAACGCCAGCGCGGGCAACGCCAGCGCGGGCAACGCCAGCGCGGGCACCAGCGCCGCGGGCATCGGTGTCAAGGCCACCACCTACCGTGGCGATCCGGGCGCCGGCGTCATGGCGCCCGCGCCGCTCACCCAGCTCAGCGACTTCCTCCACGCACCGGCCGACGTCTCCAGGGCGCCCGCGCGGGTGCTGGCCCTGCGCATCGGCGCGCACCGCGACGGCACGCGCACCGGCGTGCTCGCCTACGCCCAGGAGCACGCCCGCGAGTGGGTGGCGCCCCTGGTCGTCGTCGAGGCGGCCGAACGGCTGCTGCGCAACCAGGCGTACGACAAGGCCACCCGCAGGCTGCTGGAGCGCGCCGACATCTTCGTCGTGCCGACCGTCAACCCGGACGGCGCGAACTACAGCTTCTACGACTTCAACGCCCAGCGGAAGAACATGACGAACCACTGCCCGCCGCAGCAGTCCGACCCGGCGCAGCGCAACACCTGGGGCGTGGACGTCAACCGCAACTACGCGACCGGCTCGCTGTCCGACGGCTACTTCGGCGCCTCGGCCAACTGCCAGAGCGGCACGTACGCGGGACCGGCCGAGCACTCCGAGCCCGAGAGCCGCAACGTCATGTGGCTGGCGCAGAGGTACCGCAACATCAGGTTCGCCATGAACGTGCACAGCTACGGCGGCTACTTCATGTGGCCGCCCGGCGCGTACAAGCTCGACGGCCGCGTCACCCTGCCCAGGCCCACCGCCCAGCAGGAGGCGTACTTCCTGCGCTCGGCCCGCACGATCGAGGAGGCCATCGCCGCCGAGCGCGGCACCGTCACCTGGCCGCAGCAGACGGGGCCGGTCACGGACGTGCTCTACTCCGCCGCCGGCAACTCCGCCGACGAGCTCTGGTACGAGCACGGCGTCTACGGCTGGGACTTCGAGGTGGGCGCCGACCTGTGGAACCCCGCGACGCAGGCATGGGAGGGCGTGGGCTTCCAGCCGCCGTTCGCGGAGGGGCACGCCGAGGCCATGGAGTTCGCGTCCGGGCTGATCTCGCTGGTCGGGGTCGCCGCCGACTACCGGGAACCCTGA
- a CDS encoding amidohydrolase family protein yields the protein MDLSSDAFAELVAIDVHAHVEVSKDGHGSLSPALAGASEKYFGSHERPGIDQMAAYYRERKMAAVVFTVDAEHATGHPRISNEEIAEGCAAHADVLIPFASVDPHKGRAGAREARRLVAEHGVRGFKFHPSVQGFAPNDPMAYPLYETIEELGAIALFHTGQTGIGAGVPGGGGIRLKYSDPMLVDDVAVDFPHLKIILAHPSFPWQDEALAVATHKPSVHIDLSGWSPKYFPPQLVRYANTLLKEKVLFGSDYPMITPDRWLADFSKLDIKPEVRPRILKENAARLLGLGSDEGKDPA from the coding sequence ATGGACCTGTCCTCCGACGCCTTCGCCGAGCTGGTCGCGATCGACGTGCACGCCCACGTGGAGGTCTCCAAGGACGGCCACGGCTCGCTGAGCCCGGCGCTGGCCGGCGCCTCGGAGAAGTACTTCGGCTCTCACGAGCGGCCGGGCATCGATCAGATGGCCGCCTACTACCGGGAGCGGAAGATGGCCGCGGTCGTGTTCACCGTGGACGCCGAGCACGCCACCGGCCACCCGCGCATCTCCAACGAGGAGATCGCCGAGGGCTGCGCCGCGCACGCCGACGTGCTCATCCCGTTCGCCAGCGTCGATCCGCACAAGGGCCGCGCGGGCGCCCGGGAGGCCCGCCGCCTGGTCGCCGAGCACGGCGTGCGCGGCTTCAAGTTCCACCCCAGCGTCCAGGGCTTCGCCCCGAACGACCCGATGGCCTACCCGCTGTACGAGACGATCGAGGAGCTCGGCGCGATCGCGCTGTTCCACACCGGCCAGACCGGCATCGGCGCGGGCGTGCCCGGCGGGGGCGGCATCCGGCTGAAGTACTCCGATCCGATGCTCGTGGACGACGTGGCCGTGGACTTCCCGCACCTGAAGATCATCCTGGCCCACCCGTCGTTCCCCTGGCAGGACGAGGCCCTGGCCGTGGCCACCCACAAGCCGTCCGTGCACATCGACCTGTCGGGCTGGTCACCGAAGTACTTCCCGCCCCAGCTCGTCCGCTACGCCAACACCCTGCTCAAGGAGAAGGTGCTGTTCGGCTCCGACTACCCGATGATCACCCCTGACCGGTGGCTGGCCGACTTCTCGAAGCTCGACATCAAGCCCGAGGTACGCCCCAGAATCCTCAAGGAGAACGCCGCCCGCCTGCTCGGCCTCGGCTCCGACGAAGGGAAGGACCCGGCATGA
- a CDS encoding ArsR/SmtB family transcription factor, whose amino-acid sequence MVAGRSGGVIAYELAGMDVADVRFAASPINELTLSLRTFRDPGRYPVHLPWLRRTERVRSGLDLPLLHALTNDALWSPDYLTPRPHAPLTRIDDELAAVARVPLERMLDDLRALHPGRLPAPLRGDPATVRARITEALRTYWRTCFAPWWPRMRTVLQADIIYRGQVISARGLAAMFADLNERVHLHEGVVHVRLVSNAGYRRSTGGEGLTLVPTLFSRGVTAPISPEEPPLIMYGSRGTGTLWQAESRRSPAALTEVLGATRAGLLTALETPASSTELAGRLGVTTSAVNQHLRALRDVGLLTGARHGRSVLYLRSELGDALITGGAAEDSEDTR is encoded by the coding sequence ATGGTCGCCGGCCGGAGCGGTGGGGTCATCGCGTACGAGCTCGCGGGGATGGACGTCGCCGACGTGCGCTTCGCCGCCTCACCGATCAACGAGCTCACCCTGTCACTGCGCACGTTCCGTGACCCCGGGCGCTATCCCGTGCACCTGCCCTGGCTGCGGCGCACGGAGCGCGTCCGATCCGGGCTCGACCTGCCCCTGCTGCACGCCCTGACGAACGACGCGCTGTGGTCGCCCGACTATCTGACACCCCGGCCGCACGCTCCCCTCACCCGCATCGACGACGAACTCGCCGCCGTCGCGCGCGTGCCCCTGGAACGCATGCTCGACGACCTGCGCGCCCTCCATCCCGGGCGGCTGCCCGCGCCGTTGCGGGGCGACCCGGCAACCGTTCGCGCCCGCATCACGGAGGCGCTGCGGACGTACTGGCGCACCTGCTTCGCGCCGTGGTGGCCGCGGATGCGGACGGTCCTGCAGGCCGACATCATCTACCGCGGACAGGTCATCTCCGCGCGCGGTCTGGCGGCGATGTTCGCCGACCTCAATGAGCGGGTCCACCTGCACGAGGGCGTCGTGCACGTCCGCCTGGTCAGCAACGCCGGCTACCGCCGGTCCACCGGCGGAGAAGGGCTCACCCTGGTGCCGACGCTCTTCAGCAGGGGCGTGACCGCCCCGATCTCACCGGAAGAGCCACCTCTGATCATGTACGGCTCGCGCGGCACCGGAACGCTCTGGCAGGCGGAGTCCCGCCGTTCCCCCGCGGCGCTCACCGAAGTACTCGGCGCGACACGCGCGGGCCTGCTCACGGCCCTGGAGACGCCGGCGTCGTCGACAGAGCTCGCCGGCCGTCTCGGCGTCACCACCTCGGCCGTCAACCAGCACCTGCGAGCTCTGCGCGACGTCGGCCTGCTCACCGGCGCACGCCACGGCCGCTCGGTCCTGTATCTGCGTTCGGAGCTCGGCGACGCCCTCATCACGGGCGGGGCCGCGGAGGACTCCGAGGACACGCGGTGA